The DNA region CCCAAGACATAATTTCTTTTACAAAATCGTGATTTTCTTCCAATTGGTCACAGAAGGGAATGAAAAGTGGGCGGTTGACTGGTCTACCGATATTCCGATAAAACAAAAGGCAATACAATGTCTCATCACCTAGAACTGATTCCGTTCTAATTTTTTCTTCTACATACTTTAGGTTAATTGTGTCCAGATAATCGATGTTAACCGTTTCGGGAGCCAATCGTTTCGAAACAAATTTTGAAATTTCTGTTTTTACAAAACTCATATTTGTGCAGTGAGCGGGACAACAACTTTGATCTTTGTGAAGATCACATTCCAGCATCAAAATACAATCAACGTCCGAGGTTGGATCTACAATACCAAAGTTGATGGATCCCAGCAGTTCCAAGGCAACTTCATACCCTTTACGTGATAATTCTTGAGTAGCAAGTCGGAAGGCCTGCATTCGTTTTAGGGCGTATTTGGTATCATAATTTCGGTATTTGTTTTTAAGGACAAGATACCTTTCCACGATGTTTTTTGACATAAGAGATCCAGTTCTGCTGGTGAATTGCCTTACAGTGAACGCCAGTCATTCCAATTATACAACACCTTTTGGTTGTCGAAATTTGATTTTTCGCCGATAGGTAAGACCAGGGAATCCAAACGAATTGAAACTGAAGGATCGGGCCCAAGGAAAATTGGGGAAAGTTAACGGAGCAAAAATGGAAAGTCACTTTCTTTGGAAACTGGGGCACTTTTGTGAGTCGGTGAAAAAGGTAAGTCAGTTACTTTTTCGCGTGGGTTACTTTCGAATCTGCCTAACCTTTACCTTTGGATTTATTTTTCTCATCCCAGTGGGAAGTGGGGGAATTTGGGCTGGGGAAGAAGACCGCCGGAACCCCTTATCTGGACTTTATTTATCTCCCTTACAGGTAATTTCTACGGAAGAGATCCAAACTCTGGATTCAGAAAAACGAATTCCTATCGATGAAGATTCTGGAATTGCGCTTCGGGAAGAACCGAAAGCTGTAGATCCCAATGCGGCAGATATTCCTGTGATTCCAGGGGGAGACACCCCGGTGGAAGCTGCAGTGGAATCAGGACCTAAGAATCTAGAAACTAAGATTCGTGAGGCGGAAGGTCTTCTCAAACGTTATTATAGCCAGTTCATTGAAGAAAAACGAATTTGGGAAGATCGAGAAAAAGGAAACGTTTATAATTCAAGAACAGAGATGAATGATATTCGTCTTTTGTTATGGCAAAGCACTCATAAAAATTCTGAAACTTATATTGTTCGTGATTCTCCATTATTATACAACTTACATATAAGGCTTGCTCGCTTGTATGTTGAGTCGGAAAAATATGCACCTGCGCTGCGTCATTATCTTGCCGCATTTAGATACCATCCTTTGGAAATGACCGAAGAAGGATTTCGAAAAGGAGAATGGCAAAAGGAAGATGTTCTCGGGTATGATGCATCATCGGCCAAAGAACATGATCGTTTGTTTAACGAATGGAAACAATCAGAAGATAAGTTGAAAAAAACTAAAGATGAAATCCATATTAAAGAAAGTAATTGGATTCGCGAAGGAAAAAGTTTATCAAACTTGGCTCCGCAATCAAAAGTTTGGAAAGAAGATGTTCGTATTGCAGAAGAAAATAGAAAACTAACCAAACAAAAATATGATGAATCGGTTAACTTACGATATTTAGTTTATCTCGATAAACGAAAACAAGTTGAATCAAAAGATCTGTATGCCTTTGCCAACGTAGTTAGAAAATTAGAAGATGATAACAAAGAACGCCTTAAAATTGTGAATAAGCTGGGAACTGCCGGTAAAGGGATTTATGTTTTATTTGATTACAAACGGAATACCGATTTTTTTGCTTATGAGTTAATTTTAGAAAGAGCTTACCGAGTTTGGAATGAAAATCCATATGTTCTTAATGATATTGCGGAACAATATAGACAGGATGGTAAAAAGGAAAGAGCCGTAGATTTTTATGAAAAGGCTTTGAATGAACTTTTGAAATTGAAAAACCCCTCGGAAGAAGAAAAAGAAAAAATTACAAAAGCGAATCTTCGTTTAGCTACCATCAATGCAGACTTAAAACGCAATATCATCGCCGGTCAATATTACGAAAAGTATTTCAATTTATCACCAGATTCCGCTGATAAAACGAGAGTTGCCTATGAAATTGGAGTATTTTTTAATACGCAAATTGGTGATCCCGATAGGGGAGTTTCTTTTTTAGAGTATTGGTTAGAACGCAATAGTAAGGATTGGAATCCTTCTTTGGATGTTGACACTGGTCTCACGGAATTGGAATCCATTGCTTATTATTATCTCAGTAAAAAAGATAAAAAACACAAATCAAATGAATTAGAGAGAAACAAACTGAATATTTCTTTTGCTCAGTGGAAGAAGTTAGATGAAAAGTTGATCCTCGCAGAAAATGAACTCAAAGAATTAATTGAGAAAAAACAAACTCTAAAAAAAGATCTGATGGTCACAACACTCGATGATAT from Leptospira noumeaensis includes:
- a CDS encoding tetratricopeptide repeat protein, with the translated sequence MESHFLWKLGHFCESVKKVSQLLFRVGYFRICLTFTFGFIFLIPVGSGGIWAGEEDRRNPLSGLYLSPLQVISTEEIQTLDSEKRIPIDEDSGIALREEPKAVDPNAADIPVIPGGDTPVEAAVESGPKNLETKIREAEGLLKRYYSQFIEEKRIWEDREKGNVYNSRTEMNDIRLLLWQSTHKNSETYIVRDSPLLYNLHIRLARLYVESEKYAPALRHYLAAFRYHPLEMTEEGFRKGEWQKEDVLGYDASSAKEHDRLFNEWKQSEDKLKKTKDEIHIKESNWIREGKSLSNLAPQSKVWKEDVRIAEENRKLTKQKYDESVNLRYLVYLDKRKQVESKDLYAFANVVRKLEDDNKERLKIVNKLGTAGKGIYVLFDYKRNTDFFAYELILERAYRVWNENPYVLNDIAEQYRQDGKKERAVDFYEKALNELLKLKNPSEEEKEKITKANLRLATINADLKRNIIAGQYYEKYFNLSPDSADKTRVAYEIGVFFNTQIGDPDRGVSFLEYWLERNSKDWNPSLDVDTGLTELESIAYYYLSKKDKKHKSNELERNKLNISFAQWKKLDEKLILAENELKELIEKKQTLKKDLMVTTLDDILSQYRLMDLKIEDQEAVIRVLETKRSKIPLIKILFRLGVLAEETRDFVKAKEFYERIISEGGETDIRVALKELERVRKILETGNIQPPINESI